A portion of the Mesobacillus sp. AQ2 genome contains these proteins:
- a CDS encoding b(o/a)3-type cytochrome-c oxidase subunit 1 has protein sequence MNTNSMNPKVDRRDGKLSMAHFYVAFTALAIGGLAGLLQTLVRSGKFELPSWTGYYQILTIHGVVLGLVLTTFFIMGFQLALVSKTSGTFTDKQRLTGWIGFWTMTIGTVMAAIMILTNQASVLYTFYAPLQAHALFYLGLTLVIVGSWIDGAAIIMAYTSWRKANPGKPSPLLTFMSLVNTLMWIVATIGVAATVLFQLLPWSLGLVDRVDVLVSRTLFWYFGHPLVYFWLLPAYMAWYAIVPKIIGGKIFSDSLARMSFILFLLFSIPVGFHHQLMEPGIDPAWKFLQVILTFLVVIPSLMTAFSLFATFEMFGRSKGATGLFGWVKKLPWGDARFAVPFIGMLAFIPAGAGGLVNASHQLNQVVHNTIWVTGHFHLTLATSVVLTFFGISYWLVPHLTGRVLTKAMNKLAIIQGVIWAIGMTFMSGAMHAAGLLGAPRRSSFSTYGGSEQAAEWIPYQIAQAVGGTILFLGIILMLYIFINLAFFAPKGEEEFPVGEVADQAEKTPMVFENWKLWLGITVLLILFAYTIPFIDMIQNAPIGSKGYKFF, from the coding sequence ATGAATACTAATTCAATGAATCCAAAAGTTGACCGCCGTGACGGAAAACTGTCCATGGCCCACTTTTATGTCGCTTTCACCGCACTTGCCATCGGCGGGTTAGCAGGCCTTCTGCAGACACTTGTCCGTTCAGGGAAATTCGAATTGCCTTCATGGACTGGGTATTACCAGATCCTTACGATACATGGAGTCGTACTTGGGCTTGTCTTAACAACATTTTTCATTATGGGATTCCAGCTCGCTCTTGTAAGCAAAACATCAGGAACCTTCACTGACAAACAGCGCCTGACCGGATGGATCGGTTTCTGGACCATGACCATTGGTACAGTAATGGCTGCCATCATGATCCTTACCAACCAGGCTTCTGTCCTGTATACATTTTATGCTCCATTACAGGCACATGCACTCTTTTACCTGGGCCTTACACTCGTGATTGTCGGAAGCTGGATTGACGGTGCCGCAATCATCATGGCTTACACTTCATGGAGAAAAGCAAACCCTGGAAAGCCTAGTCCGCTGCTGACTTTCATGTCCCTTGTCAACACACTTATGTGGATTGTTGCAACAATCGGCGTAGCAGCAACTGTATTGTTCCAACTGCTTCCTTGGTCATTGGGCCTTGTTGATCGCGTTGACGTCCTTGTCAGCCGTACATTGTTCTGGTACTTCGGTCACCCGCTTGTGTATTTCTGGCTATTGCCTGCCTACATGGCATGGTATGCAATCGTTCCAAAGATCATTGGCGGAAAGATTTTCTCAGACTCATTGGCAAGGATGTCCTTCATCCTGTTCCTGCTGTTCTCAATCCCGGTAGGTTTCCACCATCAGCTGATGGAACCTGGAATTGATCCGGCATGGAAGTTCCTTCAGGTAATTTTGACATTCCTAGTTGTCATTCCATCACTAATGACGGCATTTTCATTGTTTGCTACGTTTGAAATGTTTGGGCGTTCCAAAGGGGCGACTGGCCTATTCGGCTGGGTGAAAAAGCTTCCTTGGGGAGATGCGCGTTTCGCAGTTCCATTCATCGGCATGCTTGCATTCATTCCAGCTGGTGCCGGGGGACTTGTCAATGCTTCCCACCAATTGAACCAGGTAGTCCACAATACAATCTGGGTTACTGGACACTTCCATTTGACACTTGCAACTTCTGTTGTATTGACGTTCTTCGGGATTTCCTATTGGCTGGTCCCTCACCTGACCGGCAGAGTCCTGACAAAAGCAATGAATAAATTAGCGATTATCCAGGGTGTTATTTGGGCGATCGGCATGACCTTCATGTCAGGTGCAATGCACGCAGCCGGCCTGCTTGGTGCTCCACGTCGTTCATCTTTCTCAACCTACGGCGGTTCAGAGCAAGCTGCAGAATGGATTCCATACCAGATTGCACAGGCGGTTGGCGGAACCATTCTGTTCCTTGGAATCATCCTGATGCTATACATTTTCATCAACCTTGCTTTCTTCGCACCAAAAGGTGAAGAAGAATTCCCAGTCGGAGAGGTTGCTGATCAGGCTGAAAAAACTCCAATGGTATTCGAAAACTGGAAGTTATGGCTCGGTATCACTGTTCTTTTGATTCTGTTCGCGTACACAATTCCGTTCATCGATATGATTCAAAATGCACCAATTGGGTCGAAGGGATACAAATTCTTCTAA
- a CDS encoding isoprenylcysteine carboxyl methyltransferase family protein — translation MVFYLFVGLIIFQRITELVIARKNEAWMKKQGAMEFGQGHYPAMVAIHTAFFLFFIAEVTLLNKQLSDYWPVLLALFLFAQGMRIWALASLGRFWNTKIIILPGAKVIKRGPYKIIKHPNYLIVTIEILVIPLMFNAYITMALFTLLNILILSIRIPAEERALKELTKYESAFTNQGRFLPNLLKKCDN, via the coding sequence TTGGTATTCTATCTATTTGTCGGATTGATTATTTTCCAGAGAATAACGGAACTAGTGATTGCCAGAAAAAATGAGGCCTGGATGAAAAAACAGGGAGCAATGGAATTCGGGCAGGGCCATTATCCTGCGATGGTGGCGATCCACACTGCTTTTTTCCTCTTTTTTATTGCTGAAGTGACGCTGTTGAATAAACAGCTGTCGGATTATTGGCCTGTTCTGCTGGCGCTGTTTCTATTCGCACAGGGGATGAGGATTTGGGCACTTGCTTCATTGGGAAGGTTCTGGAATACAAAAATCATCATCCTTCCAGGAGCAAAAGTCATTAAAAGAGGACCCTATAAAATCATAAAGCATCCAAACTATTTGATCGTAACCATTGAAATTCTGGTCATTCCCCTGATGTTCAATGCCTATATTACGATGGCACTTTTCACCCTACTGAACATCCTGATTCTTTCAATCAGGATTCCTGCTGAGGAAAGGGCTTTGAAAGAGTTGACTAAATATGAATCAGCTTTCACGAATCAGGGGCGATTTCTGCCGAATTTGTTAAAGAAGTGTGACAATTAA
- a CDS encoding glucose 1-dehydrogenase has product MFLPSFDLSGKTAIVTGAGRGIGRALAVGLAEAGADVALLARTEKDLTETAGMIEELGKKALILPTDVTEREQIHTAIAEIEAKWGKIDILVNNAGMNIRSKALDATDEEWQQIMDTNLKSAFMMSQEAGRIMKSQQSGGKIINIASVAGQVALRTGVVYAATKAALMQMTKVLAMEWGQYGVNVNSIGPWYFKTPLTEKLLEDESYVKDILAVTPLKRIGELPELVGPVVFLSSDAGNYVTGQTLFVDGGMTIHGF; this is encoded by the coding sequence ATGTTCTTACCTTCATTTGATTTGAGCGGAAAAACGGCAATAGTGACGGGTGCAGGCCGGGGAATTGGCAGAGCGCTGGCGGTAGGGTTAGCTGAAGCCGGCGCTGATGTCGCACTTCTTGCCAGAACCGAAAAAGACCTCACAGAAACTGCAGGAATGATTGAGGAATTAGGAAAAAAAGCTCTTATACTTCCGACGGATGTCACTGAAAGGGAACAGATACATACTGCGATTGCTGAGATTGAAGCGAAATGGGGAAAGATTGATATTCTTGTAAATAATGCCGGGATGAATATCCGGTCTAAGGCTCTGGATGCGACAGATGAGGAATGGCAACAGATCATGGACACCAATTTGAAGTCTGCCTTCATGATGTCCCAGGAAGCTGGACGCATCATGAAAAGCCAGCAATCCGGCGGAAAAATCATCAATATTGCGTCAGTAGCCGGCCAGGTTGCTCTCAGGACTGGCGTCGTCTATGCCGCAACAAAGGCAGCTCTCATGCAGATGACTAAAGTCCTTGCAATGGAATGGGGACAATATGGCGTCAATGTAAATTCCATTGGCCCGTGGTATTTCAAAACACCATTGACTGAAAAACTTTTAGAAGATGAGTCATATGTAAAAGACATCCTTGCCGTCACACCCCTGAAAAGGATCGGCGAGCTGCCAGAGCTTGTGGGACCAGTGGTCTTCCTAAGCTCAGACGCCGGGAATTATGTAACAGGACAAACCCTATTTGTCGATGGTGGAATGACCATTCACGGTTTTTAA
- a CDS encoding cytochrome c oxidase subunit 2A: protein MAQPGIGKKTHTKVEDRSSLKGTLASVFLLGFFLIVTWLGVYFLFVDRF from the coding sequence ATGGCGCAGCCTGGAATTGGGAAGAAAACACATACAAAGGTGGAAGATCGATCTTCCTTGAAAGGAACACTTGCATCCGTTTTCTTATTAGGATTCTTTTTGATTGTCACTTGGTTAGGCGTTTATTTCTTATTTGTAGATCGTTTTTAA
- the asnS gene encoding asparagine--tRNA ligase — protein sequence MIKTVVKDLYRNQDSYKDKTVQLTGWIRTLRDSKTIGFMELNDGTFFKSVQIVFEDTLDNFKEITKLPISSSVLVEGEFVPTPEMKQPFEIKATKIVVEGLSDTDFPIQKKRHTLEYLRTIAHLRPRANAFSAVFRVRSVASYALHKFFQDKGFVYVHTPIITGSDTEGAGEMFRVTSMDLNKLPKTEDGNVDESADFFGKETNLTVSGQLNAESFALAFRNVYTFGPTFRAENSNTARHAAEFWMVEPEVAFAELPDIMDLGEEMIKYVIDYVFEHAPEEMAFFNSFIDKTLVERLQNALNSDFGRVTYSEAVELLKNSGKQFEYPVEWGTDLQTEHERYLSEEIYKRPVFVTDYPKDIKAFYMRANEDGKTVAATDLLVPGIGELIGGSQREEREDVLAERIKELGMAEEDYWWYLELRKYGSTKHSGYGIGFERLVMYLTGMKNIRDVIPFPRTPGNADF from the coding sequence ATGATCAAGACTGTAGTAAAAGATCTATACAGAAATCAAGATAGTTATAAAGACAAAACTGTTCAATTAACAGGATGGATCCGCACTCTTCGCGATTCCAAAACGATCGGCTTCATGGAGTTAAATGATGGTACATTCTTTAAGAGTGTACAAATTGTTTTTGAGGATACGCTTGATAACTTCAAAGAAATAACAAAGTTGCCTATCAGCTCTTCTGTTCTAGTGGAAGGTGAATTTGTTCCAACTCCAGAAATGAAACAGCCTTTTGAAATTAAAGCGACAAAAATTGTCGTCGAAGGTTTATCGGATACAGATTTTCCTATACAAAAAAAGCGCCATACGCTGGAATACTTAAGGACAATCGCTCACTTGCGTCCGAGAGCCAATGCCTTCTCAGCCGTTTTCAGAGTAAGATCTGTTGCATCCTATGCTCTTCATAAATTCTTCCAGGACAAAGGGTTTGTTTATGTACATACACCAATCATTACTGGAAGCGATACTGAAGGGGCAGGGGAAATGTTCCGCGTGACATCAATGGACTTGAACAAGCTGCCAAAAACAGAAGACGGTAACGTGGATGAAAGTGCTGATTTCTTCGGCAAAGAAACCAACTTAACCGTGAGCGGTCAATTGAATGCCGAAAGCTTTGCTCTTGCTTTCCGTAATGTGTATACCTTTGGCCCGACATTCAGGGCAGAAAATTCGAATACTGCACGACATGCTGCAGAATTCTGGATGGTCGAGCCGGAAGTTGCCTTTGCGGAATTACCGGATATCATGGACCTTGGAGAAGAAATGATTAAGTATGTCATTGATTACGTTTTTGAACATGCACCAGAAGAAATGGCCTTCTTCAACAGCTTTATCGATAAAACACTTGTTGAAAGATTGCAGAATGCATTAAATTCTGATTTCGGAAGGGTTACTTATAGCGAAGCTGTTGAATTATTAAAGAACTCTGGTAAGCAATTTGAATACCCTGTAGAATGGGGTACTGATTTGCAAACAGAACATGAACGTTATCTTAGCGAGGAAATTTATAAGCGCCCTGTCTTCGTAACTGACTATCCGAAAGACATCAAGGCATTTTATATGAGAGCGAATGAGGATGGCAAGACTGTTGCTGCGACCGACCTTTTGGTTCCCGGCATAGGCGAGTTAATCGGCGGAAGCCAGCGTGAAGAAAGAGAAGATGTCCTTGCAGAACGGATTAAAGAACTTGGTATGGCCGAAGAAGATTACTGGTGGTATCTCGAGCTTAGAAAATACGGCAGCACCAAGCATTCCGGCTATGGAATTGGGTTCGAACGACTTGTCATGTATTTAACCGGGATGAAGAACATCCGTGATGTCATTCCATTCCCTCGTACACCAGGGAATGCAGATTTTTAA
- a CDS encoding 3-oxoacyl-[acyl-carrier-protein] synthase III C-terminal domain-containing protein produces the protein MPRIISIAEAVPPFSIEQDKVMDFAEKLFKESFKDIQRLLSVFQNGQIEKRHFARDLDWFEVDHTFEEKNDAYIETAVKLGAEAITNCLKNDDFLKNEIHFEEIDAIFTISSTGLSTPSIDARIMNILPSSQYTKRIPIWGLGCAGGAAGLSRAYEYCLAYPKAKVLVLSIELCSLTFQRNDRSKSNLIGTSLFADGVACALVCGDDSGYEKITKKNAAPNIVGTQSTTMPDSEDVMGWDVKNEGLYVVFSKDIPTIIENWLQPNVLRFLNSNGLDVQDLDHFIAHPGGKKVIDAYVSALKLPETMTKNSLDVLKEFGNMSSVTILCVLKRFMETAKEGDLGLGAALGPGFSSELLLMRWE, from the coding sequence ATGCCCAGAATTATTTCCATCGCAGAAGCTGTTCCGCCGTTTTCAATTGAGCAGGATAAAGTCATGGACTTTGCCGAAAAGTTATTTAAAGAGTCCTTTAAGGACATACAACGTCTGCTGTCTGTATTCCAGAATGGCCAGATCGAGAAACGCCATTTTGCCAGGGATCTTGACTGGTTCGAAGTAGATCATACATTTGAGGAAAAAAATGATGCGTATATCGAAACGGCTGTAAAGCTTGGTGCGGAGGCAATCACGAATTGTTTGAAGAATGATGATTTCCTGAAAAATGAAATCCACTTTGAAGAAATAGACGCTATCTTTACAATCAGCAGTACAGGACTTTCGACGCCAAGCATAGATGCAAGAATCATGAATATCCTGCCGTCCTCACAATATACTAAAAGGATCCCGATATGGGGTCTCGGATGTGCAGGCGGAGCGGCAGGATTGTCACGTGCCTATGAATACTGCCTTGCATACCCAAAGGCAAAAGTCCTCGTGCTCTCCATCGAGCTATGCAGCCTGACTTTCCAGCGAAATGACCGGTCAAAAAGCAACCTGATCGGGACCTCTCTGTTTGCCGACGGAGTTGCATGTGCCCTTGTCTGCGGTGATGATTCGGGCTATGAAAAAATCACCAAAAAGAATGCAGCCCCTAATATAGTTGGAACTCAATCCACGACAATGCCGGATTCCGAGGATGTCATGGGCTGGGATGTGAAAAATGAAGGTCTTTATGTTGTATTTTCAAAGGATATACCAACTATTATTGAAAACTGGCTTCAGCCTAATGTACTGAGGTTTTTGAACTCAAACGGCCTTGATGTGCAGGATCTTGACCATTTTATTGCCCATCCAGGCGGCAAGAAGGTTATTGATGCATATGTTTCAGCATTAAAGCTGCCAGAAACCATGACAAAAAACTCCCTTGACGTCCTGAAAGAATTCGGGAATATGTCATCTGTGACAATTTTATGTGTGCTTAAAAGATTCATGGAAACTGCTAAGGAGGGCGATCTTGGACTGGGGGCAGCCCTTGGGCCTGGGTTTAGTTCAGAGCTGCTTTTAATGAGGTGGGAGTAA
- a CDS encoding EamA family transporter yields MKGKMPYFMIAFAAAMWGLIGFFVKGLNTAGFSAMEIVAIRVLTAAIVLIIVGIAFYRSHLKIRLKDLYLFVGTGILSIVFFNWSYFTAINLMNIPIAVALLYTSPAFVAVLSFLFLKESINRKKLLAIVMTVIGCTLAAGITGQGGTSFSVSSILIGLGAGFGYALYSIFGKVALRRYHPFTVTLYTFLVASAALVPTTGIASKAAVLFTGDVWLYAIGLGIFPTVVAYFAYSWGLERTESSTAAVVATLEPVIATMLGLLVYGDRLGGIQLLGSALIIMSVIAINISIPIRRQKKHFTV; encoded by the coding sequence ATGAAAGGGAAAATGCCTTATTTTATGATCGCATTTGCAGCGGCTATGTGGGGCTTGATTGGTTTCTTTGTAAAAGGCCTGAACACTGCCGGTTTTAGTGCCATGGAGATTGTGGCCATCCGGGTTTTGACCGCAGCCATTGTTTTAATAATAGTCGGAATTGCTTTTTACCGAAGTCATTTAAAAATAAGGTTAAAGGATTTGTATCTTTTTGTAGGTACAGGAATTTTAAGCATTGTGTTTTTTAACTGGTCTTATTTTACGGCGATCAATCTGATGAATATTCCGATCGCAGTGGCTTTATTGTACACATCTCCTGCTTTTGTGGCGGTTTTGTCATTTCTTTTCCTGAAAGAAAGCATTAACAGAAAGAAACTGTTGGCGATTGTCATGACAGTCATTGGCTGTACACTTGCTGCAGGCATCACCGGGCAGGGAGGAACGTCTTTTTCTGTCTCCAGTATCCTGATCGGCCTTGGGGCAGGGTTCGGTTATGCTCTTTACAGCATTTTTGGGAAGGTGGCATTAAGGCGGTACCATCCATTTACAGTCACTTTGTACACCTTCCTTGTGGCCTCGGCTGCACTGGTTCCGACAACCGGTATAGCCAGTAAAGCTGCTGTCCTGTTCACCGGGGATGTGTGGCTTTATGCGATAGGGTTAGGGATTTTCCCGACCGTGGTTGCTTATTTTGCATACTCCTGGGGCCTTGAACGAACAGAAAGCAGTACTGCTGCTGTTGTAGCAACATTGGAACCTGTCATTGCCACCATGCTGGGATTGCTGGTGTATGGCGACAGGCTGGGCGGTATTCAGCTGCTCGGATCCGCGTTGATTATCATGTCAGTCATTGCTATCAATATCTCTATTCCAATCAGGAGGCAAAAAAAGCACTTCACTGTTTGA
- a CDS encoding cytochrome c oxidase subunit II, which translates to MHIHKFEKIWLIFGITTLIVFLTVIGVSAFYLGNQPPSCLATINPEKVDTTAPFNEPGLKKVEGKEWDYELVYVASAFSYNPGQVEVPLGAKVKVIATTKDVIHGFEVAGTNINMMLEPGFISEYVTTFDKAGEYLIVCNEYCGVGHHMMTSKIEVVE; encoded by the coding sequence ATGCATATTCATAAATTTGAGAAAATCTGGCTTATCTTCGGGATAACGACATTGATCGTCTTCCTGACTGTCATCGGGGTCAGCGCTTTTTACCTCGGAAACCAGCCTCCAAGCTGTCTGGCAACAATCAATCCGGAAAAAGTTGACACCACTGCACCATTCAATGAGCCTGGATTGAAAAAGGTTGAAGGAAAAGAGTGGGATTACGAACTTGTATACGTTGCATCCGCATTCTCTTACAACCCTGGACAGGTGGAAGTTCCACTGGGAGCAAAAGTAAAAGTCATCGCTACAACTAAAGACGTCATCCATGGTTTCGAGGTTGCAGGAACCAATATCAATATGATGCTCGAGCCTGGCTTCATCAGTGAATATGTCACTACATTTGACAAGGCTGGCGAATATCTGATCGTTTGTAATGAATATTGTGGCGTCGGCCACCACATGATGACGTCTAAAATCGAGGTGGTAGAATAA
- a CDS encoding dynamin family protein — MGQTVAHQDHKLLGKILSLYHLLKTNQDGESAEKVRELGRKAVEEEFSIAFCGHFSAGKSSMINKLIGDNILPSSPIPTSANLVKIKSGAEYAKVFFKNGGSRLYPAPYDYETVKSYCKDGDQIQAIEISHNGAEFLQQAVIMDTPGIDSTDDAHRIATESALHLSDLVFYVMDYNHVQSELNFLFTKELTDAGKELYLIINQVDKHQDAELSFEQFKESVEVSFSDWGVKHSGIFYTSLKVPESPLNQFEELREFIIERKSKRAEILPVSIFKSLEKLSEDHLGRLKQDVSAQVEQYESILGDLSESERQQLSNELDQIRSHIAKIKIEQDPEQEFRSGQNDILKNAYLMPFQTRELAESYLQARQPDFKVGLFFSKQKTEQERAARLASFYQDLEEKVQSQLNWHIKDFLTKLFKKHQLSQPDLQAAANGFKVDFGEELLSGAVKSGARLSGDYVLNYTNDVAEALKNLVRKELEPIKKMFLQYAKVNDDEQVNELVEKEQKYEKLLDAWSGLSAIREKIDEDRRHVSEILYGEPIQLKDEDFSLFDAEQDEPEVIRNLDPGTPEPAEEKGEPVKDEISSIDQEGNDIEQFHEVQKNLAGKLNFTSEQIEGIPGLKKIARELKDKAVRIKDREFTVALFGAFSAGKSSFANALVGERLLPVSPNPTTAAINKIKPVTPEHPHGSVIVKIKTDKELTKELERSLGLFGENITDFERAIDQIKSIKWEDSGYSAIEKTHYSFLQAFAKGFNHFRGKFGEQLSVDLDSFREYVAQEEKSCFVEWIEVYYDCELTREGITLVDTPGADSINARHTGVAFDYIKNSDAILFVTYYNHAFSKADREFLIQLGRVKDSFELDKMFFIVNAVDLANSVEEQEAVLEYVEGQLVQYGIRNPHLFPVSSLKGLNAKLQPDSGGDQLFNSFEKAFYRFIANDLMNMAVESAEAKWHQAVSMIEELIRSAEEDKAAKAEKRQNLLSEKERLLAVLAQKNPAILEERLKQEGDELTYYIRQRVFIRFGDFFREAFNPALLKDDGRNLKKALESALDDLIESIGYDLAQEMRATSLRVENHIAQLLKEFQQALITELSKINSSVSISFTENGPLSGIEFETAYQSIDRAIFKKALGMFKNPKSFFEKNEKRYMAEELEQLLHGPSGEYLEEENSRLKEHYMLEMKREFEKVQNDFSEQIHEYFEGVTSALEENFSIEVVKQALMKIENNYKGLL; from the coding sequence ATGGGCCAGACTGTAGCACATCAAGATCATAAACTTCTCGGGAAGATTTTATCTTTATATCATTTATTAAAAACGAATCAAGATGGAGAAAGCGCTGAAAAAGTGAGGGAGCTGGGGAGGAAAGCGGTTGAAGAAGAATTTTCGATTGCCTTCTGCGGCCATTTTTCTGCAGGTAAGTCGAGCATGATCAATAAATTGATCGGCGACAATATCCTGCCATCAAGTCCGATCCCTACAAGCGCAAATCTGGTGAAAATTAAATCAGGAGCAGAATATGCAAAGGTCTTTTTTAAAAACGGAGGATCAAGGCTTTACCCTGCTCCATATGATTATGAAACGGTCAAAAGCTATTGTAAGGATGGTGACCAGATCCAGGCAATCGAAATCAGCCACAACGGTGCGGAATTCCTGCAGCAGGCTGTCATTATGGATACACCTGGAATAGATTCCACGGATGATGCACACCGGATCGCGACAGAATCTGCCCTTCATCTTTCAGACCTTGTTTTTTATGTCATGGACTATAATCATGTGCAATCGGAGCTGAACTTTCTTTTTACGAAAGAGCTGACCGATGCAGGAAAAGAGCTTTATTTAATTATCAATCAGGTTGATAAGCATCAGGATGCTGAGCTGTCATTTGAACAATTCAAGGAAAGTGTGGAAGTTTCTTTTTCAGATTGGGGAGTAAAGCATTCAGGAATTTTTTATACGTCGCTTAAAGTTCCTGAGTCGCCATTAAACCAGTTTGAAGAGCTTCGTGAATTCATCATTGAGCGAAAAAGCAAAAGGGCGGAAATTTTGCCTGTTTCAATCTTCAAGTCCCTGGAGAAGCTCTCAGAGGATCATTTAGGCCGCCTAAAACAGGATGTTTCGGCTCAGGTTGAACAATATGAATCCATTCTCGGAGATCTCTCTGAAAGCGAAAGGCAGCAGCTTTCAAACGAACTGGATCAAATAAGAAGCCATATTGCCAAAATCAAAATAGAGCAAGACCCAGAACAAGAGTTCAGGTCAGGCCAGAATGACATCCTGAAGAATGCATATCTTATGCCGTTCCAGACAAGGGAGCTGGCAGAATCATACCTGCAGGCAAGGCAGCCGGATTTTAAAGTAGGCTTGTTTTTTTCAAAACAAAAAACCGAACAGGAAAGAGCAGCCAGATTGGCCAGTTTCTATCAGGATCTCGAGGAAAAGGTCCAATCACAGCTAAATTGGCACATCAAAGACTTTTTGACAAAGCTATTTAAAAAACACCAATTATCACAACCTGATCTTCAGGCAGCTGCCAATGGTTTCAAGGTGGATTTTGGTGAAGAATTGCTGTCTGGAGCCGTCAAGTCTGGCGCCAGGCTGTCAGGTGATTATGTCCTGAATTATACGAATGATGTCGCTGAGGCCCTGAAAAACCTCGTGCGAAAAGAGCTCGAACCAATTAAAAAAATGTTCCTTCAATATGCAAAAGTCAATGATGATGAGCAAGTGAATGAACTTGTCGAGAAGGAACAGAAATATGAAAAGCTGTTGGACGCCTGGTCAGGTTTGTCCGCAATCAGGGAAAAAATAGACGAGGACAGAAGGCATGTTTCTGAGATTCTTTATGGAGAGCCAATTCAGTTAAAAGATGAGGACTTTAGCCTTTTCGATGCTGAACAGGATGAGCCGGAAGTGATCAGAAACCTGGATCCTGGCACACCGGAACCTGCCGAAGAAAAAGGTGAACCTGTAAAGGATGAGATATCTTCCATTGACCAGGAAGGTAATGATATAGAACAGTTCCATGAAGTGCAAAAAAATTTGGCGGGGAAATTAAACTTCACATCTGAACAGATTGAAGGGATTCCGGGACTGAAAAAGATTGCCCGCGAATTGAAGGATAAAGCAGTGCGGATCAAAGACAGGGAATTCACTGTTGCCCTTTTTGGTGCATTCAGTGCTGGGAAATCCTCATTTGCCAATGCGCTGGTAGGGGAAAGACTTTTACCGGTATCACCTAACCCGACAACGGCCGCAATCAATAAAATCAAACCGGTGACGCCAGAACATCCCCATGGTTCAGTTATTGTTAAAATCAAAACGGATAAAGAACTCACGAAAGAACTTGAACGTTCACTTGGATTATTCGGCGAGAATATCACTGATTTTGAGCGAGCGATCGATCAAATCAAAAGCATTAAATGGGAAGACAGCGGTTATAGTGCAATAGAAAAGACACATTACTCATTTCTCCAGGCCTTTGCGAAAGGATTTAATCACTTCAGGGGAAAATTCGGTGAACAGTTATCCGTTGACCTGGATTCCTTCCGGGAGTATGTAGCACAAGAGGAGAAATCATGTTTTGTTGAATGGATCGAAGTCTATTATGATTGCGAGCTGACAAGGGAAGGAATCACTCTTGTCGATACTCCAGGCGCTGATTCAATCAACGCACGCCATACCGGAGTTGCCTTTGATTATATCAAGAATTCTGATGCCATTCTTTTCGTCACCTATTATAATCACGCCTTTTCAAAAGCGGATCGGGAATTCCTGATTCAGCTTGGCAGGGTAAAGGACAGCTTTGAACTTGATAAAATGTTCTTCATCGTCAATGCAGTCGATTTGGCGAACTCAGTGGAAGAACAGGAGGCTGTTCTGGAATATGTTGAAGGGCAGCTTGTCCAGTACGGAATAAGGAACCCGCATCTATTCCCTGTATCCAGCTTAAAAGGGCTGAATGCAAAACTGCAGCCGGACAGTGGCGGTGACCAGCTCTTTAACTCATTTGAAAAAGCGTTTTATAGATTCATTGCCAATGACCTGATGAACATGGCTGTCGAGTCTGCTGAGGCTAAATGGCATCAGGCTGTGAGCATGATTGAAGAATTGATCCGTTCGGCAGAAGAAGATAAGGCAGCAAAAGCTGAGAAACGTCAAAACCTGCTATCTGAAAAAGAACGGTTGCTGGCTGTTCTGGCCCAGAAGAATCCCGCAATCCTTGAAGAGCGTTTGAAGCAGGAGGGGGACGAATTGACTTATTATATTCGCCAGCGTGTCTTCATTCGCTTTGGTGACTTCTTCAGGGAGGCGTTCAATCCTGCGCTTTTGAAGGATGATGGACGAAACTTGAAGAAAGCTCTGGAGTCGGCGTTGGATGATTTGATTGAAAGTATTGGATATGACCTGGCACAGGAAATGCGAGCAACTTCATTAAGGGTTGAAAACCATATTGCCCAGCTGCTCAAGGAATTCCAGCAAGCGCTTATAACTGAACTGTCAAAAATTAATTCTTCGGTATCCATTTCATTCACGGAAAATGGACCACTATCAGGAATTGAATTTGAGACAGCTTACCAGAGCATCGACCGTGCCATTTTCAAGAAAGCGCTAGGAATGTTCAAAAATCCGAAGTCGTTCTTTGAGAAAAATGAAAAAAGATATATGGCAGAGGAACTTGAACAGCTTTTACACGGACCTTCCGGGGAATATCTAGAGGAAGAGAATTCAAGATTGAAAGAACATTATATGCTAGAAATGAAGCGGGAGTTCGAAAAAGTACAAAATGACTTTTCAGAACAAATCCATGAGTATTTTGAAGGGGTCACCTCTGCGCTTGAAGAGAATTTCTCAATAGAAGTGGTTAAACAAGCACTAATGAAAATTGAAAACAACTATAAGGGTTTATTGTAA